In the genome of Budorcas taxicolor isolate Tak-1 chromosome 7, Takin1.1, whole genome shotgun sequence, the window ctcctgCTCCGCCTCCCCATCCAGCTGTCTCCCCCCACTTCACTGACAGGGCTCTGGTCaggcttcctccccacccccactctgctGTGTTGCAAAACCCCATTGTCTGATTCTTAGTTTTAACTCCAttacagcagcagcagacacagccCTTCCTGGGGGCTCCTCTTCACATGGTTCCAAGATCCAAcaaccccctcccaactccctgccTTGTAAATGCCCAGTGTTAATCCACACTGCCTTCTGTCTCCActccctctcaccccaccctGGGGGTCTCTGTTCATCCCCTGGTTTCAAAGGGCTTTTGTGAGCCAGGGCTggagtttttgctttgtttctaattggaggataattgctttacagtgttggtttctgctgtacaacatgaatcagccataagcgtACCTATGTCCAGGCAACCCagatggcactggtggtaaagaacctgcctgccaacgcaggagacatgagagaaatGGGTTACTACcagtccctgggaagatcccctggaagggggcatggcagccgactcccgtattcttgcatggagaatcccatggacagaggagtccttagggtcacaatcAGACACACCTGGGCATGCCGGCACACGTGCAATACTGAGCACTGCCAAGCATCTTACAACATTTCACTCCACCTGTTTGTTAAGTGTGTCCCTCCCAGAGCAGGGACCCATTCTTGCATAGCATGTTCCCCTGTGGGTCCCCAGCACCTAGCACCCAGTGGGTGCTCCAGAAATTCTGGCTGCTGGCCAACTATGCTGAAGCATCTGGTATGAGCGGCAGCACACTGACATGGAACCGCCCAGGGCTGCAGATGGACACGAGGCCTGCGGCTCAGACGAGTTGAGGGTGGAGGGCCTAAGATGGGGTCTAGGTTACAGATTGGAGACCAAAGCCACAAATTAGAATGAGCAGAGAGCTCTTAGGAGGAACCACCAGAAGCTATTGCTTCAGGTTTGGGCAGAAAATGTATGGACAGCCATAGAGATGGAAGGAAACCTAGGGAGAGTATGGTGGAGATGAGGGCCATGGGAAAAGAATGTTCGAGAAAGACGCAAGAGGCTGAGGAAGCACGGTGCCCTGGGGTCCCGAGTGGCTCTGGAAAGAGCCAGCATGTGGGCATtgctggggtggggtgtggaCAGTGGTGAGTTGCAGACCCTGGGCCAGAGTGAGACAGAAACTCAGctgggaagcagagaggagaggagccAGTGGAAGTGGATTGCAGGTAAgcagtggagaaggcgatggcaccccactgcagtactcttgcctggaaaatcccatggacggaggagcctggtaggctgcagtccatggggtcgcaaagagtcggacacgactgagtgacttcactttcacttttatgcactggagaaggaaatggcaacccactccagtgttcttgcctggaaatcccagggacaggggagcctggtgggctgccgtctttggggtcacacgagtcagacacaactgaagcgacttagcagcagcagcagcaatagacaCTTTGTGATGCTACTTGTGAGGACCTTCTGGGACAAGAAAGATGCTGGTGTAAGCTGGGAGAGTGGTTCCCTTGATGCAGGAAGACTGGTCCTGAGCGCCCCCTGCCAGAGGGCGCAGAGCTCAGGATCACCAGCACACCGGGCACAGGCTGGGGTGTGCGCCTACCGTTTCTTAGGCCCCAAACCAGCCCCAGCTCCTGCTCTGCTGGTAGGACTGTCTGCAGAGTGACCCTGGGGGTAGGGCGGCAAGAATCTCGTGTGGGTGCTGACGGCAGGAGAGGGACTCTGCCCTTGTTGCTTTTGTACAAATCAGAAGGATCCTCCCACCCTGGCTGAGCCGCCCCGGTTCCCCCTCCACCCGCAGAGATGGTGGCCACTCAGCAGGAGATGAACGATGCCCAGCTGGTGCTCCAGCAACGGGACTACTGCGCCCACTACCTCATCCGGTTTCTCAAGTGCAAGCGCGACAGCTTCCCCAACTTCCTGGCCTGCAAGCACGAGCGGCACGACTGGGACTACTGCGAGCACCTCGAGTGAGCCCCAGCCCGCCCCACACCGCCCCGCGGGCCCTGGGCCCAGCGCCCCGGGGGCAGAGGGCCGTGAGCTCACACCGAGATTCTAGCCAGGCCCCCCTTAGTAGATAGAGGCGGCCGAGGGGCTGCTGAGTGGGCGGGCCTGGAGGAGTGGCCCAGCCCTTGCTCTTGGCTCAGTGGTGTCAAGGTAGGGGGCGGACCCCAGACCTAAACCACAGGCACACAGGTCTTCCCTACTTGGGGAGACCACCTCCCCAGGCCCATCAGCTCCCGGGCCACAGGACGGTTGTGTCCTGACACCCCTCCTTGTGCTCTGCCTGCAGCTATGTGAAGCGCATGAAGGAGTTTGAGCGGGAGCGGCGGCTGCTCCAGCGGAAGAAGAGACGGGAGCAGAGGGAGGCGGACATGGCCAAAGGCCTGGGGCCCGGCGAGGTGGCCCCCGAGGTGGCCCTGTAGCGAACCCGCCCACCATTCTGTGGACCAGTCAAGAAATAAAAGCCTCCAGGCCCCTCGGCCCAAGTTCCGCCTGCCTGTGGTGTGCTGGCCCCTGAACAAACCCCCCAAAGAAACACGGCTGAGTCTGAGTCCAGCCAGGCAGGCAGGTTTTATTCCAGACCCTGGAGAGCAGTGGTCCCCACTCTTCCTCCAGGAGTAGGGGATGGGACGGGAGCCGGACCTGGCTGAGCCCAGGTGTGGGGAGCCTGTTCAGAGCAGGAAGGGGATAATGGGCATGCGCAGGGGCGGGTAGTCCCGGAACTCCTTCAGGTAGCTGCGGTGCTTGCCTTTAGCCCAGATGGTCATCTGGGTGAAGCCCACCAGGGAGAAGAGGGCCACTGTGGGGCGGAACCGGGGAGTCAGGAAGAGCGGGCTGCACGCGGCAGGGACCAGTGGGccctcccccgcctccccagGGAAGGAAGGGGCCACAGGCTCACCTGGGAGACACTGGGTCATGATGGCAAAGCCGATCCAGGACCCCACCTGTGGGCAGAACAGCCAGGTGAGGGCGGGCAGGGGTGTTCTGTTGAGGCCTCGCCCACCCTCAGGGCCACTTGCtaggaaggggatggcaaccgACCTCCAGTGCTGGAGCAGCCAGGAGTGAAGTGGGGGCTGCGTGGTGAAGCTGCTCAGCCTGACAACCACCCACCCTAGGCCCCCAAAAGGCCAGAATCTCCCTCGCCAAATGTTAAAGTTCAAACTGCAAAAGCAGCTACAGAGCCAGGCACCATGCCCCCCACCAAAGCTAGCCCTCCCTGGGGGACCCCAAGCCCAGCACAGACCCTCACCTCATAGGTATAGTTGGGGC includes:
- the NDUFB7 gene encoding NADH dehydrogenase [ubiquinone] 1 beta subcomplex subunit 7 yields the protein MGAHLARRYLGDASVEPDPLRMPTFPPDYGFPERKEREMVATQQEMNDAQLVLQQRDYCAHYLIRFLKCKRDSFPNFLACKHERHDWDYCEHLDYVKRMKEFERERRLLQRKKRREQREADMAKGLGPGEVAPEVAL